The following proteins are co-located in the Pseudomonas cavernae genome:
- a CDS encoding PaaI family thioesterase: protein MNDLPLQDIAAPEGVCYGCGSRNPHGLHVKSYWHEDGVHVMAEHVPEAKYCGWPDLVYGGLIAMLVDCHSNWAAMAYHYRAEHREAGSLPRIDCVTGNLGIKFIKPTPMGLPLTLRAKVEGDVGRKTRVICEVYADGVLTAVGDSIFVRVDTEQLAAAAHGREGSR, encoded by the coding sequence ATGAACGACCTCCCCCTGCAAGACATCGCCGCGCCGGAAGGCGTCTGCTACGGCTGCGGCAGCCGCAATCCACACGGGCTGCACGTCAAGAGCTATTGGCATGAGGATGGTGTGCATGTCATGGCCGAGCATGTGCCTGAGGCCAAATATTGCGGCTGGCCGGATCTAGTGTACGGAGGGCTGATCGCGATGCTGGTGGATTGCCATTCGAACTGGGCAGCGATGGCCTACCACTACCGTGCGGAACACCGCGAGGCGGGAAGCCTGCCGCGCATCGACTGCGTCACTGGCAACCTCGGCATCAAGTTCATCAAGCCGACCCCGATGGGTCTCCCGCTCACCTTGCGGGCGAAGGTAGAAGGTGATGTGGGGCGCAAGACTCGGGTGATCTGCGAGGTTTATGCCGACGGCGTGCTCACCGCGGTGGGCGACTCCATTTTTGTTCGCGTGGATACCGAGCAATTGGCAGCCGCCGCCCATGGCCGCGAGGGTTCACGCTAA
- the fadD2 gene encoding long-chain-fatty-acid--CoA ligase FadD2, whose protein sequence is MQPEFWSDKRPAGVPNELDLGAYKSVIEVFERSCKKFADRPAYSNMGITLTYAELDRLSGAFAAYLQKHTDLKPGDRLAVQMPNILQYPIAVFGAMRAGLIVVNTNPLYTAREMRHQFKDAGVRALVYINLFGHLVQDVLPDTEIEYLIEARMGDLQPALKGWLINSVVKHVKKMVPDYHLPQALAFKEVLKQGQGHGLKPIKVGLEDIAVLQYTGGTTGVAKGAMLTHGNLVANMLQVDACLGQLGPDGTPLMKQGQEIIIAPLPLYHIYAFTLNCMCMMVNGNHNVLITNPRDIAGFVKELSKWRFTGLLGLNTLFVALMSHPEFKNLDFSGLKLTNSGGTALVKATAERWQQTTGCAVVEGYGLTETAPVASSNPRGELGRLGTVGIPVPGTAFKVIDDDGNEQPLGERGELCIKGPQVMKGYWQRPDATAEVLDADGWLKTGDIAVIDPDGFVRIVDRKKDLIIVSGFNVYPNEIEDVVMAHPKVASCAAIGVPDEKSGEAVKLFVVPRERSLTVEELKAYCKENFTGYKVPKQIVLKEALPMTPVGKILRRELRDIA, encoded by the coding sequence ATGCAACCTGAGTTCTGGAGCGACAAACGCCCGGCCGGCGTACCCAACGAACTGGACCTGGGGGCCTACAAGTCGGTCATCGAGGTGTTCGAGCGTTCGTGCAAGAAATTCGCCGACCGTCCGGCCTACAGCAATATGGGCATTACCCTGACCTATGCCGAGCTGGACCGGCTGTCCGGGGCTTTCGCCGCCTATCTGCAGAAGCACACCGATCTCAAGCCTGGCGATCGCCTGGCCGTGCAGATGCCCAATATCCTGCAGTACCCGATCGCCGTGTTCGGCGCCATGCGCGCCGGCCTCATCGTGGTCAACACCAACCCGCTGTACACCGCACGCGAGATGCGCCACCAGTTCAAGGACGCCGGCGTGCGTGCGCTGGTGTACATCAACCTGTTCGGCCATCTGGTCCAGGACGTGCTGCCGGACACCGAGATCGAATACCTGATCGAGGCGCGCATGGGCGACCTGCAGCCGGCGCTCAAGGGCTGGCTGATCAACAGCGTAGTGAAGCACGTCAAGAAGATGGTCCCCGACTACCATCTGCCGCAGGCGCTGGCCTTCAAAGAAGTGCTCAAGCAGGGCCAGGGCCACGGGTTGAAGCCGATCAAGGTCGGCCTCGAGGACATCGCCGTGCTGCAGTACACCGGCGGCACCACCGGAGTGGCCAAGGGCGCCATGCTGACCCACGGCAACCTGGTGGCGAACATGCTGCAGGTCGACGCCTGCCTCGGCCAACTCGGCCCGGATGGCACCCCGCTGATGAAGCAGGGTCAGGAAATCATCATCGCGCCGCTGCCGCTGTACCACATCTACGCCTTCACCCTTAACTGCATGTGCATGATGGTCAACGGCAACCACAACGTGCTGATCACCAATCCGCGCGACATCGCCGGCTTCGTCAAGGAGCTGAGCAAGTGGCGCTTCACCGGCCTGCTCGGCCTCAACACCCTGTTCGTCGCGCTGATGAGCCATCCGGAGTTCAAGAACCTCGACTTCTCCGGCCTCAAGCTCACCAACTCCGGCGGCACCGCGCTGGTCAAGGCCACCGCCGAGCGCTGGCAGCAGACCACCGGCTGCGCGGTGGTGGAGGGTTACGGCCTGACCGAGACCGCGCCGGTGGCCAGTTCCAACCCGCGCGGCGAGCTGGGGCGTCTGGGTACCGTGGGCATTCCGGTGCCGGGTACGGCGTTCAAGGTCATCGACGACGACGGTAACGAACAGCCGCTCGGTGAGCGCGGCGAGCTGTGCATCAAGGGCCCGCAGGTGATGAAGGGTTACTGGCAGCGCCCCGACGCCACTGCGGAGGTGCTGGATGCCGACGGCTGGCTGAAGACCGGCGACATCGCGGTGATCGACCCGGACGGCTTCGTGCGCATCGTCGACCGCAAGAAGGACCTGATCATCGTCTCCGGCTTCAACGTCTATCCCAACGAGATCGAAGACGTGGTCATGGCCCACCCGAAAGTGGCCAGCTGCGCCGCCATCGGCGTGCCCGACGAGAAGTCCGGCGAGGCGGTCAAGCTGTTCGTCGTGCCGCGCGAGCGCAGCCTCACCGTCGAAGAGCTGAAGGCCTACTGCAAAGAGAACTTCACCGGTTACAAGGTACCCAAGCAGATCGTCCTCAAGGAGGCGTTGCCGATGACGCCGGTGGGCAAGATCCTGCGCCGCGAGCTGCGCGATATCGCCTGA
- a CDS encoding substrate-binding periplasmic protein, with protein MPRLSGLLALITALLWLPAAHAAPPLRLATLDYPPYSSQALPNGGSIVELVTRAFASQNQPVQIDFLPWARVRADLHAGRYQGALALWPREVIEEKLIASRPLFYSELGFFVRRDTPVEFTSLDQLTGRKVGIVRGYGYPRDVLQSGFRGEEAVDDLSNLRKLAAGRFDLVLLERVVGNFLLARHAELRGQLVWQGTPLARIPLFAGFLPPRPGEPDWAAIFERGLRALHESGDYMQIIRRHNSVTP; from the coding sequence ATGCCTCGACTCTCGGGCCTGCTGGCCCTGATCACCGCCCTGTTGTGGCTGCCGGCCGCCCATGCCGCGCCCCCGCTGCGCCTGGCGACCCTGGATTATCCGCCCTACAGCTCGCAAGCACTGCCGAACGGCGGCAGCATCGTCGAACTGGTTACCCGCGCGTTCGCCAGTCAGAACCAACCGGTGCAGATCGACTTCCTGCCCTGGGCGCGGGTGCGCGCCGACCTGCACGCCGGCCGCTATCAGGGAGCGCTGGCGCTGTGGCCGCGGGAAGTGATAGAGGAGAAGCTGATCGCCTCGCGGCCGCTGTTCTACAGCGAGCTGGGCTTCTTCGTGCGCCGTGACACGCCCGTCGAGTTCACCAGTCTGGATCAGCTCACGGGCCGCAAGGTCGGCATCGTGCGCGGCTACGGCTATCCGCGCGATGTGCTGCAGTCGGGCTTTCGCGGCGAGGAAGCGGTGGACGACCTGAGCAACCTGCGCAAACTGGCCGCCGGGCGCTTCGACCTGGTGTTGCTGGAGCGAGTGGTCGGCAATTTCCTGCTCGCCCGCCATGCCGAATTGCGCGGCCAACTGGTCTGGCAGGGCACGCCCCTGGCGCGCATCCCGCTGTTTGCCGGCTTCCTCCCGCCGCGCCCCGGCGAGCCGGATTGGGCGGCGATCTTCGAGCGCGGCCTGCGCGCCCTGCACGAGAGCGGCGATTACATGCAGATCATTCGCCGGCACAACAGCGTCACCCCCTGA
- a CDS encoding HIT family protein: protein MSLHGTYDPQNIFALIIKGDAPCFKLYEDDDVLAFLDLFPQSYGHTLVVPKRAAARNMLDIDPDNLCKMMLAVQKLTRVLVDELQPEGVQVAQFNGAPAGQTVFHIHMHIVPRYAGQGLGMHAANKADVAELEKLQARLVARIRG, encoded by the coding sequence ATGAGCCTGCACGGCACCTACGACCCGCAGAACATCTTCGCCCTGATCATCAAAGGCGACGCACCTTGCTTCAAACTTTACGAGGACGACGATGTGCTCGCCTTTCTCGACTTGTTTCCGCAGTCCTACGGTCACACGCTGGTGGTCCCCAAGCGCGCGGCGGCGCGCAACATGCTGGATATCGACCCGGACAACCTGTGCAAGATGATGCTGGCGGTGCAGAAGCTCACCCGCGTGCTGGTGGATGAGTTGCAGCCGGAGGGCGTGCAGGTGGCGCAGTTCAACGGTGCGCCGGCCGGGCAGACGGTGTTCCACATTCATATGCACATCGTGCCGCGCTATGCGGGGCAGGGGCTGGGCATGCATGCGGCCAACAAGGCCGACGTGGCCGAGTTGGAGAAGTTGCAGGCGCGGTTGGTGGCGCGGATTCGCGGCTGA
- the fadD1 gene encoding long-chain-fatty-acid--CoA ligase FadD1 has protein sequence MTENFWKDKYPVGVAAEINPDQYANVQAVLKQSCERFADKPAFSNMGKTITYGELYELSGNFAAYLQQHTDLQPGDRIAVQLPNLLQYPVVVFGAMRAGLIVVNTNPLYTAREMEHQFNDSGAKALVCLANMAHLAEQVLPKTGIKHVIVTEVGDLLPSFKRLLVNSVVKYVKKMVPAYHLPQAVKFTEAMAKARGRAVREASPQANDIAVLQYTGGTTGVAKGAMLTHRNLVANMLQSKALMGSNLNEGCEILITPLPLYHIYAFTFHCMAMMLIGGHNILITNPRDLPGTVKELSQWKFTGFVGLNTLFVALCNNEDFRRLDFSALKATFSGGMALQLATAERWKAVTGCGICEGYGMTETSPVVSVNPFQHIQVGTIGIPVPSTECKVIDDAGNDLPMGERGELCVKGPQVMKGYWQRQEATDEILDANGWLKTGDIAVIQDDGYMRIVDRKKDMILVSGFNVYPNELEDVLATLPGVLQCAAIGVPDEKSGEVIKVFVVAKPGATVTKEQVMEHMRANVTGYKVPKAVEFRDALPTTNVGKILRRELRDEELKKIAAKA, from the coding sequence ATGACCGAGAACTTCTGGAAGGACAAGTACCCCGTCGGGGTTGCTGCCGAGATCAATCCCGACCAGTACGCGAATGTTCAGGCGGTATTGAAACAGTCATGCGAGCGTTTTGCCGACAAGCCGGCATTCAGCAACATGGGCAAGACCATCACCTACGGCGAGCTGTACGAGCTCTCCGGTAACTTCGCCGCCTACCTGCAACAGCACACCGACCTGCAACCCGGTGACCGCATCGCCGTGCAGCTGCCCAACCTGCTGCAATACCCGGTGGTAGTGTTCGGCGCCATGCGCGCCGGCCTCATCGTGGTCAACACCAACCCGCTGTATACCGCGCGGGAAATGGAACACCAGTTCAACGACTCCGGCGCCAAGGCGCTGGTGTGCCTGGCCAACATGGCCCACCTGGCCGAGCAGGTCCTGCCGAAGACCGGCATCAAGCACGTGATCGTCACCGAAGTCGGCGACCTGCTGCCGTCGTTCAAGCGCCTGCTGGTCAACAGCGTGGTCAAGTACGTGAAGAAGATGGTCCCGGCCTATCACTTGCCGCAGGCGGTGAAGTTCACCGAGGCCATGGCAAAGGCTCGCGGCCGTGCCGTGCGCGAAGCCAGCCCGCAGGCCAATGACATCGCCGTGCTGCAATACACCGGCGGCACCACCGGGGTGGCCAAGGGCGCCATGCTGACCCACCGCAACCTGGTGGCCAACATGCTGCAGAGCAAGGCGCTGATGGGTTCCAACCTCAACGAAGGCTGTGAAATCCTCATCACCCCGCTGCCGCTGTACCACATCTATGCCTTCACCTTCCATTGCATGGCGATGATGCTGATCGGCGGCCACAACATCCTCATCACCAACCCGCGCGACCTGCCGGGCACGGTGAAAGAGCTGTCGCAGTGGAAGTTCACCGGCTTCGTCGGCCTCAACACCCTGTTCGTCGCCCTGTGCAACAACGAGGACTTCCGCCGTCTGGATTTCTCCGCCCTGAAGGCCACCTTCTCCGGCGGCATGGCCCTGCAACTGGCCACCGCCGAGCGCTGGAAGGCGGTCACCGGCTGCGGCATCTGTGAGGGTTACGGCATGACCGAGACCAGCCCGGTGGTGTCGGTCAATCCGTTCCAGCACATCCAGGTCGGCACCATCGGCATTCCGGTGCCGTCGACCGAGTGCAAGGTCATTGACGATGCCGGCAACGACCTGCCCATGGGTGAGCGTGGCGAACTGTGCGTCAAGGGCCCGCAGGTGATGAAGGGCTACTGGCAGCGCCAGGAAGCCACCGACGAGATCCTCGACGCCAATGGTTGGCTGAAGACCGGCGACATCGCCGTGATTCAGGACGACGGCTACATGCGCATCGTCGACCGCAAGAAGGACATGATTCTGGTGTCCGGCTTCAACGTCTACCCGAACGAACTGGAAGACGTGCTCGCCACCCTGCCAGGGGTGCTGCAGTGCGCGGCCATCGGCGTGCCGGACGAGAAATCCGGCGAGGTGATCAAGGTCTTCGTGGTCGCCAAACCGGGCGCCACGGTGACCAAGGAGCAGGTGATGGAACACATGCGCGCCAACGTTACCGGCTACAAGGTGCCGAAGGCCGTCGAGTTCCGCGACGCGCTGCCGACCACCAACGTCGGCAAGATCCTGCGCCGCGAACTGCGCGACGAAGAGTTGAAGAAGATCGCCGCCAAGGCCTGA
- a CDS encoding TIGR04211 family SH3 domain-containing protein: MPRSRHFPACVSPLQIRAIAAYLLGGLLAAGAPAQAEETANNARWVSDSLTTYVRSGPTDGYRIVGTLSSGQKVELLRTQEDYSQVRGENGDTVWIASRDLQEVPGQAERLPQLDQKVAELQAELKGIDDTWKTRVQGMQETLDSRKVLIDELQAARTALDSELSQARAELREVQAQLGDENKQVLMRYMIYGGSIAGAGLFAGLILPALLRVRRKRNDQWF; encoded by the coding sequence ATGCCCCGATCCCGTCATTTCCCCGCCTGTGTTTCCCCGCTCCAGATCCGCGCCATCGCTGCCTACCTGCTAGGCGGCCTGCTCGCGGCCGGTGCCCCGGCGCAGGCCGAGGAGACCGCCAACAATGCGCGCTGGGTGAGCGATAGTCTGACTACCTATGTGCGCAGTGGCCCGACCGACGGTTATCGCATTGTCGGGACGCTCAGCTCCGGGCAGAAGGTCGAGTTGTTGCGCACCCAGGAGGATTACAGCCAGGTGCGCGGCGAAAATGGCGACACCGTGTGGATTGCCAGCCGCGATCTGCAGGAAGTGCCCGGCCAAGCCGAGCGCCTGCCCCAGTTGGACCAGAAGGTGGCCGAGCTCCAGGCCGAGCTGAAAGGCATCGACGACACCTGGAAGACCCGCGTGCAGGGCATGCAGGAGACGCTGGATTCGCGCAAGGTGCTGATTGACGAATTGCAGGCGGCGCGCACCGCGCTAGACAGCGAACTGAGCCAAGCCCGCGCCGAGTTGCGCGAGGTGCAGGCGCAGTTGGGCGATGAGAATAAGCAGGTGCTGATGCGCTACATGATCTACGGCGGCAGCATCGCCGGTGCCGGGCTGTTCGCCGGACTGATCTTGCCCGCCCTGCTGCGGGTGCGGCGCAAGCGTAACGATCAGTGGTTCTGA
- a CDS encoding YiiD C-terminal domain-containing protein, which yields MTDLTEVDIARAAALTRYLHEHIPLSVAMALRVEPSAPGRLRLSAPHAPNRNPHDTVFGGSLATLAIAAGWTLLFDAMRRESIAAALVIQHFECDYLAPAAAEFAAEAVLPEDWPGFLEQLRKRGRARLNLPVRLSCAGQDVLTAHARYVAIQES from the coding sequence ATGACCGACCTGACCGAAGTGGACATCGCGCGCGCCGCAGCGCTGACGCGCTACCTGCACGAGCACATTCCCCTGAGCGTGGCCATGGCCCTGCGCGTCGAGCCGAGCGCGCCCGGCCGCCTGCGCCTGAGCGCGCCGCACGCGCCGAACCGTAATCCGCACGACACGGTGTTCGGCGGCAGCCTGGCGACCCTGGCCATCGCCGCCGGCTGGACCCTGCTGTTCGACGCCATGCGGCGCGAGAGCATTGCCGCCGCGCTGGTGATCCAGCACTTCGAATGCGACTACCTCGCGCCGGCCGCCGCCGAGTTCGCCGCCGAAGCCGTGTTGCCCGAGGACTGGCCAGGCTTCCTCGAGCAACTCCGCAAACGCGGCCGCGCCCGCCTCAATCTGCCGGTGCGCCTGAGCTGCGCCGGCCAGGACGTGCTCACCGCCCACGCGCGCTACGTCGCCATTCAGGAAAGCTGA
- the hrpA gene encoding ATP-dependent RNA helicase HrpA — protein MTDSIPALDHLLKNLDQAMLADRHRLRRQLHELRKQAQPDEAKLAQWLERFQASCAKVEARRHSVPAMRYDDALPIAAKRDEIKAALQQHQVLVIAGETGSGKTTQLPKICLEIGRGQHGLIGHTQPRRLAARSVATRVAEEIGTPLGELVGYQVRFEDQSKDSTLIKLMTDGILLAETQHDRYLEKYDTLIVDEAHERSLNIDFLLGYLKTLLPRRPDLKVIITSATIDLERFSKHFHDAPIVEVSGRTYPVDTWYRPLAAEVDEAGESLLDDLTIDQGILAALDEITVHERSEGKRPGDVLVFLPGEREIREAAEALRKANLRFTEVLPLYARLTPAEQQKIFAPLPGRKIVLATNVAETSLTVPGIRYVIDSGTARISRYSYRAKVQRLPIEAVSQASANQRKGRCGRVEPGICIRLYSEEDFLGRPEFTDPEILRTNLAAVILQMLHLRLGEIEAFPFIEPPEGKAISDGFTLLQELSAVNREGQLTPVGRQLARLPIDPRLGRMVLEAAKQGSLEEILIVASALSVQDPRERPMDRQQAADQAHAQWKDVDSDFAALVNLWRGFEVQRQALGSNPLRSWCRKNFLNYMRLREWRDAHRQLVLIARELQLSGNHKADSRPAGRRVDNAAGLSTAVGHERAVGGGERSDTHAAQGDGHRSAQRHPTKSGPAEAPRRVEDARSALPPKDEQAQRSIDYAKVHKAILSGLLSQIGQKTEDGDYLGARQRRFWIHPSTVIARKRPQWLMTAELVETTKLFARMVAKIEPDWIEPLAPHLVKKNHLEPHWEKKRGQVVAFEQVTLYGLIVVGRRPVHYGPIDPTVARELFIREGLVRGEINSRAKCLTANRLLLERMDELEAKARRRDILADEETLFAYYDARLPADIYQTASFESWYKRESAGNPQLLIMREEDVLAREAKEVTAAQYPDSLRLGELQLPLSYHFEPNHPRDGVTLRVPAPLLPQLPAERLQWLVPGLLEAKCVALVRNLPKALRKNFVPVPDFVGAALSKIVFADGSLPTALGRELLRMTGARVSDEAWQEAEAQLENHLQMNLEVVDAQGKFLGEGRDLAELTARFAEASQAALAIPQSDKAQKPVEAKAFAQVAEKTQQKIAGLSMTVFPALVEEGGVVKEERFPTQAEAEFQHRRALQRLLLQQLAEPAKFLRGKLPGLTELGLLYRELGRVDALVEDILLASLDSCILEGESLLPRDGATLAALAEKKRGNWTEHAERLARLTLEILKLWHGLQKRFKGKIDLAQAMALNDIKQQLANLVYPGFVRATPGEWLKEVPRYLKAIDQRLDKIGAQLQRDRVWSGELAGYWEQYKARVAKHAQEGKRDPELVLYRWMLEEYRVSLFAQQLGTKMAVSDKRLSKQWSQVEA, from the coding sequence ATGACCGATTCGATTCCCGCCCTTGACCACCTGCTGAAAAACCTCGACCAGGCCATGCTCGCCGACCGCCATCGCCTGCGCCGCCAGCTCCACGAGCTGCGCAAGCAGGCGCAGCCGGACGAGGCCAAGCTGGCGCAGTGGCTGGAGCGCTTCCAGGCCTCCTGCGCCAAGGTCGAGGCGCGCCGGCACAGCGTGCCGGCCATGCGCTACGACGACGCCCTGCCGATCGCCGCCAAGCGCGACGAGATCAAGGCCGCGCTGCAGCAGCATCAGGTGCTGGTGATCGCCGGCGAAACCGGTTCGGGCAAGACCACCCAGCTGCCGAAGATCTGCCTGGAGATCGGCCGCGGCCAGCACGGCCTGATCGGCCACACCCAGCCCCGCCGGCTGGCGGCGCGCAGCGTGGCCACGCGGGTGGCGGAGGAGATCGGCACGCCGCTCGGCGAGCTGGTCGGCTACCAGGTGCGTTTCGAGGACCAGAGCAAGGACAGCACGCTGATCAAGCTGATGACCGACGGCATCCTGCTGGCCGAAACCCAGCACGACCGCTACCTCGAGAAGTACGACACCCTCATCGTCGACGAGGCCCACGAGCGTTCGCTGAACATCGACTTCCTGCTCGGCTACCTGAAGACCCTGCTGCCGCGCCGCCCGGATCTCAAGGTCATCATCACCTCGGCGACCATCGACCTGGAGCGCTTCAGCAAGCACTTCCACGATGCGCCCATCGTCGAGGTCTCCGGCCGCACCTACCCGGTCGACACCTGGTACCGGCCGCTGGCCGCCGAAGTGGACGAGGCGGGCGAAAGCCTGCTCGACGACCTCACTATCGACCAGGGCATCCTCGCCGCGCTGGACGAGATCACCGTGCACGAGCGCAGCGAAGGCAAGCGCCCCGGCGACGTGCTGGTGTTCCTGCCCGGCGAGCGCGAGATCCGCGAGGCCGCCGAGGCGCTGCGCAAGGCCAACCTGCGCTTCACCGAAGTGCTGCCGCTGTACGCGCGGCTGACCCCGGCCGAGCAGCAGAAGATCTTCGCGCCTCTGCCGGGGCGCAAGATCGTCCTCGCCACCAACGTCGCCGAGACCTCGCTGACCGTGCCGGGCATCCGCTACGTGATCGACAGCGGCACCGCGCGCATCAGCCGCTACAGCTACCGCGCCAAGGTCCAGCGCCTGCCCATCGAGGCCGTGTCGCAGGCCAGCGCCAACCAGCGCAAGGGCCGTTGCGGGCGGGTCGAGCCGGGCATCTGCATCCGCCTGTACAGCGAGGAAGATTTCCTCGGCCGCCCGGAGTTCACCGATCCGGAAATCCTGCGCACCAACCTCGCCGCGGTGATCCTGCAGATGCTGCATCTGCGCCTCGGCGAGATCGAGGCCTTCCCCTTCATCGAACCGCCGGAAGGCAAGGCGATCAGCGACGGCTTCACCCTGTTGCAGGAACTCTCGGCGGTCAACCGCGAGGGCCAGCTGACCCCGGTCGGCCGCCAGCTGGCGCGCCTGCCCATCGATCCGCGGCTCGGCCGCATGGTGCTGGAAGCCGCCAAGCAGGGCAGCCTCGAGGAGATATTGATCGTCGCCAGCGCCCTGTCGGTGCAGGACCCGCGCGAACGGCCGATGGACCGCCAGCAGGCCGCCGACCAGGCGCACGCGCAGTGGAAGGACGTGGATTCCGACTTCGCCGCGCTGGTCAACCTCTGGCGCGGTTTCGAGGTACAGCGCCAGGCGCTGGGCTCTAACCCGCTGCGCAGCTGGTGCCGGAAGAACTTCCTCAACTACATGCGCCTGCGCGAATGGCGCGACGCCCACCGCCAGCTGGTGCTGATCGCCCGCGAACTGCAGTTGTCAGGCAACCACAAGGCCGATTCACGCCCCGCAGGCCGTAGGGTGGACAACGCCGCAGGCTTGTCCACCGCGGTCGGCCACGAACGCGCCGTAGGGGGGGGGGAGCGCAGCGATACCCATGCCGCCCAGGGTGATGGGCATCGCTCCGCTCAGCGCCATCCTACGAAGAGCGGCCCCGCCGAGGCGCCGCGTAGGGTGGAAGATGCGCGCAGCGCTCTTCCACCGAAGGATGAGCAGGCCCAACGCTCCATCGACTACGCCAAGGTGCACAAGGCCATCCTCTCCGGCCTGCTCAGCCAGATCGGCCAGAAGACCGAGGACGGTGACTACCTCGGCGCGCGGCAGCGGCGCTTCTGGATTCACCCCTCGACGGTGATCGCCCGCAAGCGCCCGCAATGGCTGATGACCGCCGAGCTGGTGGAAACCACCAAGCTGTTCGCGCGCATGGTGGCGAAGATCGAGCCGGACTGGATCGAACCGCTGGCCCCGCATCTGGTCAAGAAGAACCACCTCGAACCGCACTGGGAGAAGAAACGCGGCCAAGTGGTGGCCTTCGAGCAAGTCACCCTGTACGGCCTGATCGTGGTCGGCCGCCGCCCGGTGCACTACGGTCCCATCGACCCAACCGTGGCGCGCGAGCTGTTTATCCGCGAGGGCCTGGTGCGTGGCGAAATCAACAGCCGCGCCAAGTGCCTGACCGCCAACCGCCTACTGCTCGAACGCATGGACGAGCTGGAAGCCAAGGCGCGCCGCCGCGACATCCTCGCCGATGAAGAAACGCTGTTCGCCTACTACGACGCGCGCCTGCCGGCGGACATCTACCAGACCGCCAGCTTCGAGAGCTGGTACAAGCGCGAGAGCGCCGGCAACCCGCAGCTGCTGATCATGCGCGAGGAAGACGTACTGGCCCGCGAGGCCAAGGAAGTCACCGCCGCGCAGTACCCGGACAGCCTGCGCCTCGGCGAACTGCAACTGCCGCTGAGCTACCACTTCGAGCCCAACCACCCGCGCGACGGCGTGACCCTGCGCGTGCCGGCGCCGCTGCTGCCGCAACTGCCGGCCGAGCGCCTGCAATGGCTGGTGCCGGGGCTGCTGGAAGCCAAGTGCGTGGCCCTGGTGCGCAACCTGCCCAAGGCGCTGCGCAAGAACTTCGTGCCGGTGCCGGACTTCGTCGGCGCCGCGCTGAGCAAGATCGTCTTCGCCGACGGCTCGCTGCCCACGGCGCTCGGCCGCGAACTGCTGCGCATGACCGGCGCGCGGGTGTCCGACGAGGCCTGGCAGGAAGCCGAAGCCCAGCTGGAAAACCATCTGCAGATGAACCTCGAAGTGGTCGACGCCCAAGGCAAGTTCCTCGGCGAAGGCCGCGACCTGGCCGAGCTGACCGCCCGCTTCGCCGAAGCCAGCCAGGCCGCGCTGGCCATCCCGCAGAGCGACAAGGCGCAGAAACCGGTGGAAGCCAAGGCCTTCGCCCAGGTCGCGGAAAAGACCCAGCAGAAGATCGCCGGCCTCTCCATGACCGTGTTCCCGGCGCTAGTGGAGGAGGGCGGGGTGGTCAAGGAAGAGCGCTTCCCGACCCAGGCCGAAGCCGAATTCCAGCACCGCCGCGCCCTGCAGCGCCTGCTCTTGCAGCAACTGGCCGAACCCGCCAAGTTCCTGCGCGGCAAACTGCCGGGCCTCACCGAACTCGGCCTGCTGTATCGCGAACTGGGTCGCGTCGACGCGCTGGTCGAGGACATCCTCCTGGCCAGCCTGGACAGCTGCATCCTCGAAGGCGAGAGCCTGCTTCCCCGCGACGGCGCCACCCTGGCCGCCCTGGCCGAGAAAAAGCGTGGCAACTGGACCGAACACGCCGAACGCCTGGCTCGCCTGACGCTGGAGATCCTCAAGCTCTGGCACGGCCTGCAAAAGCGCTTCAAAGGCAAGATCGACCTGGCCCAGGCCATGGCGCTCAACGACATCAAGCAGCAACTGGCCAACCTGGTCTACCCCGGCTTCGTCCGCGCAACCCCCGGCGAATGGCTGAAGGAAGTGCCGCGCTACCTCAAGGCCATCGATCAGCGTCTGGACAAGATCGGCGCCCAACTCCAGCGCGACCGCGTGTGGAGCGGCGAACTGGCCGGCTACTGGGAGCAATACAAAGCCCGCGTCGCCAAACACGCCCAGGAAGGCAAACGCGACCCGGAACTGGTGCTGTATCGCTGGATGCTGGAGGAGTACCGGGTGTCGCTGTTCGCCCAGCAACTGGGCACCAAGATGGCGGTGTCGGATAAGCGCCTGTCCAAGCAGTGGAGTCAGGTCGAAGCCTGA